The DNA region CAATGGATTGGTAACCGAGAGGGTCTATATCTACTTGTGGCACTTAAGGTTAATTAATCAAACATGTTCTACACATAATGTGCTATAATACCTTGGTTATTTGTATAATTACTGAGGTACAACTTAGTGAAAAAGATCATAATAGTTGAGTGTAATCGAGAGACTTCCATAACTTATGATGTGATTAGATGAAGGATCTTCGAAACTTTAAGGAAGTTTGATTCTCTAACTATTACTCAGTATATTAAATCATCTGTTTAATAGTCCTATACCATTATTTGTGCCTCAagtcttgtcttttttttttttttttttaatttgtgatCATAAACTCTTCACCAACTATTTCAATTACTCAAAAACTAATTGAGAAATACTAATTAGCGTATTAGAAACCCAATCCTCGTGAAGTTAACATTTCTATACTATCTTTGACTAGCACGAACATAATTTTATACCATAACTTTACACCGGTCAGAATGCTTGTAGAGAATAATACCTTGTTTAGACTATTAACAAACTTCCATATACCATATATAACCTGGGAAAAAGGAATAAAAGGGGAAAAAccaaaggaagaagaaaaaagaaaatcaagaataaAAGCTCTACACAAAGGTCCTCAGGACCTAGAACTTTTAATGCGCGAAAAAACTGAACGCTTTTGCTTCTTTGGTTTAGTTCCAAAGATGAATGAATGCAGAGGAATTCTCGATTTACTCACTGCGTGCATCAGTTGTGATTGGTTTCCATTAATTCCAAATTCTTGGTCCAACTGAGTTATAGTCTTCTCAACTTCTACTTGAAGTATAGTAACACGACGAACACCAGCTTCCAGTTCCTCTCTTACCTTGTTGTTCTCTTGTTTCATGTTGAAAATTTCACCTTGGAACTTTGCAGCTTGATGGCTGCTGAATCCGAATTCGTCTAATGCAACTCTCTCCTTTAGTGCTTTCGCGATTTCATCCTGAATGCTGCACAAAGCGAAAAACTTGAGCTCTAGTTCATCTTTCAGTGATAAGGTTTGTGATAACCACAATGTCAGCTCATGCTGAATCTCCTTCATGTGTTTATATATTGGCCTGATTTCTGACTTTGTGTCTACTTTAGGGCTGTTGTTATCTTGCATTTCCTTGTCTTTGAGTTTGGATATTTCGCGCTGCAAGTCATTGATTGTATTCTTGAATTTTTGAATCTGATGGAAAGCTGAGCTGAATCTTAGCCAGAAATCCAAGTTTTCGTTTAATATTACATTAATGCTCACCCGGAGTTTTCCCTCAATTTGCGATACTGATGCACGTTGATCAACCACAATCGTCTTGATGTCTTCTTCATCATGCTCATCCTTCCTTTCTGGCAGATCCTTGTGTTTTAAGGTTTGAGCAAATGAAGGATCACATGCTAGGCATTTTTCTTCCTCCAGCTCTTTATTTTCGGACGTATTTCCTTGCTGTAAAAGACTCAATTTTCGACGTAGATTATGTATCTCCTCATTCCTCTTTGTGATAGCATATTTAAACTCTCTTATCTGAAGTGTGAGGTCAAGTTCGGTTTCTCTATCTTTCTTCTCCATATCATTCAGCTTCTTTGTAACTTCCTTATAATCCTTGAGAATTGTTTTATAGTCATTTAAGAGAATATTATCTTTATCATCCAATCCACTCAACAACATCTGTTGCCAGTTAAGTTCATCATCCTTCTCCGCAACTTTCTCTGTTTGTGTCTCATAAACACTACTTCCGGACTCATCCGAGACTTGCTCGTTGCCTTTTCCAGCTGGAGTTGGCTGCAAAAATGTGACATGCTTCTTTGTGGTTTTCTTAACTTCCCCTTTGTCACTTAGAATGGAATGTTGCTCTTTGCGAACTGTCTTATCTTCTGTTTTTATTGTACTAGGATGATCTTTTTGTTTTACGGGATCTTCTTTTAACTTGATTTCAACAAGGGTAGTCACGTCATTTAGCGATGAATCTGTCCCATCGAGCTCCTCATCTGGTTTGACACTACTCATTTTATCAGATAAATGGTCAATATTAAGACGAGCTTCAGCAAAGTGAGTTCGAAGGTTACTGTTTTGGTTTACGACGTCTTTGTTGAGGATCTCAATAGTTTGCAACTTTGCTTCTATCGCTGTTACCCTAAAATTCAGATTCTGTGTATCATCCATCAGAACTGCCTTATCGTCTTCCAAAGACTGAACTTGTTTTTGGAGTTCATCAGCTTCTCTTCTTAATTTGTCAATTAAAAGAGTCTGAGATGTAACTTCTGTTTCTAGGCTGATCACCTTATTCACAAGCTCATCGATTTTTTCAGCCAATTGTGATATCGTTAACGACTCGTTAGACCCCTTAGAGCTCGCATCAATTTGATTGTCAATCTTGTCCAACAACTCTATTTGGTTTGGGATATTAACGATATTTGTCTTTGGTTCGTCAGTTTTATTGCGAAGATACTTACGCCTAAAGGACTTAAGTTTCTTACGAGAATCTTCGATTTTCTTCAATTCACCTTGTGCTTCTTGTGTATATACATCCTGTTTCTCTTGGAGCTGAGTTAATGTTTCTTGACAGGATTGTAATGCTGCTTCGGCCATCAAGGTGCAAGCCTCGGCATCCTCAATAACTAGACCCTCGCCAAATTCGTCCTCCAATTCACATATCTTTTGCTGTTTTTCCATGATTTGGTTTTCCATTCCCCTGTACTTTTCAAGTCCATTTTTGTAGGAACTCCGTACGAACTCTTTCACAGTTTGTAAGGCCAATATGTCTTTTTGAAGCTTGTCGATCTCTTCGATAGCCTCGCTTTTTTGCAAACCAGATTTCGATACATCTTCCGTTTTGGATGATTTATTGCCTGCCCTTAGTTTTGAGGTAGTTGACATAAGACACTTCAAGTCTTTTGATCCACTTGGTGGGATTTGTGTGAAATCTTTTGGCATTTTCGGGGCACCAAATTCATCTTCCTCTTCCATTGCTAGTTGAATCTGTTCGGGGAAAATAGTAGCAATGGTGTTGTTGGCGGTCTGAAGTTCCTTCGATAAATGATCATATCGTTCAGCCAATGCGCGATAGGCACGATAGGATTCTTCCACAAAGTTTATCAGCTCTGGTCTTTTCTTGTAGTACATTTCTGCCCTTTTTGCAAATGAATCTCCATCCTCTTCAATGAGCTTAATCACACTTTCAACTTTCCCTTGCATATCTGTTAACACCACATATACGTAAATGGAGTTGTTGGTTTTCATACTCAACAAGCAAAGAGAATTTGTAAGCAAGAGAAAATgcaaggagaaaaagaaaatgcACAACAGTACCATTGATCACTTTGAAACTATTGCTGGGACTCTTTGAAAATGCTGACGGGTGCCTGTCGGATCCTCTAAAAATAGTGTCTTATTTGGAGGATCCAACATGGATGCGGCAACATTTTTGGAAAGTCAGAGCAACATAGTTTTGAAAGAATCCTAGTGTTAGATAATCCTTAAGTACTATGGACCTAAATAGAGCATTTATGATATTTGAGGATTCATACAATCGACCACAACTAGCTTGAGAATGATCGAGGCGTAGTCATTAGTGCATATTATTATTGTAATAAGATTGTGTATTCTAGCAGATATTTAGAGATCTTTGGTAACATTTTTCTGCCTGTTTGTAAATTAAACAGATTATGGAGGATGAAAATCATTACAATGTAAGCAAAAAAGAACATGAACAGGAGAGAAAGTCTGGAAATATATTGCCAAAATCTTGCAAACTTCATCAAAGTGTAAGCAAGAATATTATTACTAGCCTTGTGATGACATATCATATTTATACTTGATAGTATGAACCttcccccgcccccccccccccccccccccccccccctctttttttaTAACTGTGGTGTTAGGGTAAGCTTGCGTACACCTCAATTAATTTCATGAGATATTTATTACCTCCCACCAGTACATGCATCGGACAACTCTGTCCACCAATACTTGAACATATAGAAAGAAATCACCTAATATGCCTCTAATAAAATTAAAACCTGAAACCTCATAATTCTCAACGGCCtttcccatctttcttctcaACAACATCCAAAGATACAATTTATATTATGCCATTTTTAATCAATGTTGTAATTTCAaccaaaaaaagaacaaaaaatcaTAAGAATTTTTCAAGACcaaaatcccttttttttttagttaaaaccataCCTTGAAGGCTTTGTTCAAGCCATTTGGATTGTTTGGTCCTAATGTGACTAGCTGCCCACCATGAATAAGCATTGCTTGCAGCTCTTTGCAACATCTTGTCAATTCTTGatctttttcttcttcctcttctttaaATAATTAACATAATTGTTGAAACtcttcctcttcttttttttttcccaaaagagaaaaaaatatctTAGGAAAGAGGAAGAGTTTCAAACATGAGAATTGAGAAAGCACAATGAAActtaaaagagaaaaagaaaaaaaaactcaagAGTTCTTGTTAATTGGGAgattaaatataattaattattagTTTATGGTTGAGAGCTAATTTagcttcaaaataagtcatagCCATAGCAAATTAGCAAATAAAAAATACATGAACATGGTATCAACTAGTTCCAAACGCCTTGCCTTTCCCCTAAAGGAAGAATGACAAAAATAAAAAGTTAATAACGAAAGTATTTGTCGATTTTGTTATTTACATTAGTTGATAACAGTCACCATCTATTTGCAGGAAAGTATTGAATGCTACTTGCAACAATATTAGA from Lycium barbarum isolate Lr01 chromosome 10, ASM1917538v2, whole genome shotgun sequence includes:
- the LOC132615632 gene encoding kinase-interacting protein 1-like, producing MLQRAASNAYSWWAASHIRTKQSKWLEQSLQDMQGKVESVIKLIEEDGDSFAKRAEMYYKKRPELINFVEESYRAYRALAERYDHLSKELQTANNTIATIFPEQIQLAMEEEDEFGAPKMPKDFTQIPPSGSKDLKCLMSTTSKLRAGNKSSKTEDVSKSGLQKSEAIEEIDKLQKDILALQTVKEFVRSSYKNGLEKYRGMENQIMEKQQKICELEDEFGEGLVIEDAEACTLMAEAALQSCQETLTQLQEKQDVYTQEAQGELKKIEDSRKKLKSFRRKYLRNKTDEPKTNIVNIPNQIELLDKIDNQIDASSKGSNESLTISQLAEKIDELVNKVISLETEVTSQTLLIDKLRREADELQKQVQSLEDDKAVLMDDTQNLNFRVTAIEAKLQTIEILNKDVVNQNSNLRTHFAEARLNIDHLSDKMSSVKPDEELDGTDSSLNDVTTLVEIKLKEDPVKQKDHPSTIKTEDKTVRKEQHSILSDKGEVKKTTKKHVTFLQPTPAGKGNEQVSDESGSSVYETQTEKVAEKDDELNWQQMLLSGLDDKDNILLNDYKTILKDYKEVTKKLNDMEKKDRETELDLTLQIREFKYAITKRNEEIHNLRRKLSLLQQGNTSENKELEEEKCLACDPSFAQTLKHKDLPERKDEHDEEDIKTIVVDQRASVSQIEGKLRVSINVILNENLDFWLRFSSAFHQIQKFKNTINDLQREISKLKDKEMQDNNSPKVDTKSEIRPIYKHMKEIQHELTLWLSQTLSLKDELELKFFALCSIQDEIAKALKERVALDEFGFSSHQAAKFQGEIFNMKQENNKVREELEAGVRRVTILQVEVEKTITQLDQEFGINGNQSQLMHAVSKSRIPLHSFIFGTKPKKQKRSVFSRIKSSRS